The following are from one region of the Nocardia terpenica genome:
- a CDS encoding metal ABC transporter ATP-binding protein, which produces MTGTDTRASAGLAADAQALLDVQPIVALQDVSAAVGGRRIWSDVALEVRPGQFVAVLGPNGAGKSTLLTVILGMTPTIAGTVEVLGARPGRRNAAVGYLPQRRAFDASVRIRGIDIVRLGLDGARWGTSLPWLSKILSPERFRAREERLREVIELVGASGYAHRPIGQCSGGEQQRLLIAQALVRRPRLLLLDEPLDSLDVPSQAGISALVRDICRREQVAVVMVAHDVNPILPYLDRLVYVARGTAVSGAPEEVITGEKLSALYGIPIEVLRDSAGRLVVVGQPDVPAEHAVANPVAGQGR; this is translated from the coding sequence ATGACCGGCACGGACACCCGCGCGAGCGCCGGACTCGCGGCCGATGCACAGGCACTGCTCGATGTGCAGCCGATCGTTGCGCTGCAGGATGTTTCGGCCGCGGTCGGTGGGCGGCGGATCTGGTCGGACGTGGCGCTCGAGGTGCGGCCCGGTCAATTCGTGGCCGTGCTCGGACCCAACGGCGCGGGAAAATCCACGCTGCTCACCGTGATTCTGGGGATGACGCCGACCATCGCGGGAACGGTCGAGGTGCTCGGCGCGCGGCCCGGGCGGCGCAATGCCGCCGTCGGCTATCTCCCGCAGCGGCGCGCGTTCGATGCCAGCGTGCGCATTCGCGGCATCGATATCGTGCGGCTCGGCCTGGACGGCGCGCGATGGGGCACCTCGCTGCCGTGGCTGTCGAAAATCCTGTCGCCCGAACGGTTTCGGGCGCGGGAGGAGCGGTTGCGCGAGGTGATCGAGCTGGTCGGCGCGAGCGGGTACGCGCATCGGCCGATCGGGCAGTGCTCGGGCGGTGAGCAGCAGCGGCTGCTCATCGCGCAGGCGCTGGTGCGGCGGCCGCGGCTGCTGCTGCTCGACGAACCGCTCGACAGCCTGGACGTGCCGAGCCAGGCGGGGATCAGCGCGCTGGTGCGCGACATCTGCCGGCGGGAGCAGGTCGCGGTGGTGATGGTCGCCCACGACGTGAATCCGATTCTGCCGTACCTGGATCGGCTGGTGTACGTCGCGCGGGGCACGGCGGTCAGCGGTGCGCCCGAGGAGGTGATCACCGGCGAAAAGCTCAGCGCCCTCTACGGAATCCCGATCGAGGTGCTGCGCGACAGCGCCGGGCGGCTGGTCGTCGTCGGCCAGCCCGATGTGCCCGCCGAGCACGCCGTCGCGAATCCGGTTGCGGGGCAGGGGCGATGA